The following proteins come from a genomic window of Daphnia carinata strain CSIRO-1 chromosome 8, CSIRO_AGI_Dcar_HiC_V3, whole genome shotgun sequence:
- the LOC130700148 gene encoding protein spaetzle-like — protein sequence MSIQLIIVVALVVGASASAVPNYRPPRPVYGAPPRYEYVEIPHCAKNTTKSWCLEDSEYPQHEVQQALDVHYQAVLAFYKDKLASTENSVDGLDKLNDEVYLCPSSTGYIRPLRAINVDGKWRTIINNVESYGIKYTQTARVEECDVVVGTSCPLVESCYASKCIQKNIFHRFLVYNPYDENFPFAIEKFKLPGSCGCVVGAFHF from the exons atgtcTATTCAACTGATT ATTGTTGTTGCTCTAGTGGTTGGAGCTTCCGCTTCTGCTGTTCCCAATTATAGACCCCCTCGTCCAGTATACGGCGCTCCACCCAGATACGAATACGTCGAGATTCCGCATTGCGctaaaaacacaacaaaatcCTGGTGTCTCGAAGATTCTGAATATCCTCAACATGAAGTCCAACAAGCTCTCGATGTGCACTACCAGGCCGTCCTCGCTTTCTACAAGGACAAATTGGCCAGCACAGAAAATTCTGTCGATGGATTGGACAAGTTGAACGACGAGGTTTACCTTTGCCCGAGTTCCACTGGCTACATCCGTCCACTTCGTGCCATCAACGTCGATGGCAAATGGCGCACAATTATCAACAACGTCGAGTCTTATGGCATCAAGTACACTCAAACTGCTCGTGTGGAAGAgtgtgatgttgttgttgggacCAGTTGTCCCTTAGTCGAGTCGTGCTACGCCTCGAAATGCATCCAGAAGAACATCTTCCATCGCTTTTTGGTTTACAATCCTTATGATGAAAATTTCCCATTCGCAATTGAGAAATTCAAACTTCCTGGCTCGTGCGGATGTGTCGTCGGAGCTTTCCACTTTTGA
- the LOC130700131 gene encoding gamete and mating-type specific protein A-like, with the protein MKVVMVCLSAVLIGVFAEPEAQHNGRSQYPAHFANPRPSYPAYTKPSYPAPAYPKPSYPAPTYPKPSYPAPTYPKPSYPAPAYPKPSYPAPVYPKPAYPAPAGPTYPKPAYPEPAHPASYEKKYQSPYDYCNPRKAPKCSNNGTETFCLKDAEYPVQEVKYAIDYDPLVLTKYADVADQSADNLVDGLTSLAEEHFDYSDYHGSSFEKGHWVGDEGYICPSDVLYTRPVRAVNADGEWRVIVQDIAWPGYTQTQRTETCLFPGASCRTLAACYRSECLQQYIYHRMLSFDPCDPQKGIFIDVYKMPSACACHVPQLH; encoded by the exons ATGAAAGTTGTAATG GTATGTTTGAGTGCTGTATTGATCGGAGTATTCGCCGAGCCAGAAGCGCAACACAATGGCAGATCACAATACCCGGCGCATTTTGCCAATCCGAGACCCTCTTATCCAGCTTACACCAAGCCTTCGTATCCAGCTCCAGCTTACCCCAAGCCTTCATATCCAGCTCCAACTTACCCCAAGCCTTCCTATCCAGCTCCAACTTACCCTAAACCCTCGTATccagcaccagcctacccaAAGCCTTCGTATCCAGCCCCGGTTTATCCCAAACCAGCTTACCCTGCACCAGCAGGTCCAACATATCCAAAGCCAGCTTACCCTGAACCAGCTCATCCAGCATCTTACGAGAAGAAGTACCAAAGCCCATACGACTATTGCAATCCTCGCAAGGCACCGAAATGCTCCAACAATGGAACTGAAACCTTTTGCTTAAAGGATGCTGAATATCCAGTACAAGAAGTCAAG TACGCCATCGATTACGATCCTTTGGTGCTGACCAAGTATGCTGACGTGGCTGACCAATCAGCTGATAACTTAGTCGATGGCCTGACTTCTTTGGCGGAGGAACACTTTGATTATTCCGATTATCACGGCAGTTCCTTCGAAAAGGGTCACTGGGTTGGAGACGAAGGATACATCTGTCCCAGCGATGTCCTTTACACTCGCCCCGTTCGTGCCGTGAACGCTGACGGTGAATGGCGTGTCATCGTGCAAGATATTGCCTGGCCGGGATACACGCAGACCCAACGGACCGAGACTTGTTTGTTCCCGGGAGCATCTTGCCGTACTCTCGCTGCCTGTTATCGAAGCGAATGTCTGCAGCAGTACATCTACCATCGCATGTTATCCTTCGATCCGTGCGATCCTCAGAAAGGAATTTTCATCGACGTCTACAAGATGCCATCGGCTTGCGCTTGTCACGTTCCTCAACTTCATTGA
- the LOC130700150 gene encoding uncharacterized protein LOC130700150, protein MALILVIVSLCFGIAVADVKLPVPLAYRPHVPSTPQDNYCSPLRAPACVDTRFGFCISDNDYPADHVQAAVEYSDLAKKFSYKTVPREESVRRPVRLSKENSCISTNLLLKPIRMPNLNGHWRVIVQDTKGIIQRERIIACSRPGDYCHVAEHPFGGCHESRCSQKFVVGELLAYDPCAPSRGVFVDSFKMQSACNCLLSRSKC, encoded by the exons ATGGCACTTATTTTA GTAATTGTGTCCCTTTGTTTCGGAATTGCTGTCGCTGATGTTAAACTTCCAGTACCACTAGCATACCGTCCACATGTGCCTTCCACTCCGCAGGATAACTATTGTAGTCCATTACGAGCCCCTGCCTGTGTTGATACGAGATTCGGTTTTTGCATAAGTGACAACGATTATCCAGCAGATCACGTTCAG GCGGCCGTTGAGTATTCTGATTTAGCCAAGAAATTCAGTTATAAAACAGTTCCAAGAGAAGAGAGCGTCCGTCGTCCCGTCAGGTTAAGCAAAGAGAATAGTTGCATATCGACTAATCTTTTGCTGAAACCGATCCGAATGCCCAATCTGAATGGACACTGGCGTGTCATTGTTCAAGATACAAAGGGAATTATTCAGCGTGAACGAATCATCGCCTGTTCCCGACCGGGAGATTATTGTCACGTTGCAGAACATCCGTTTGGCGGATGTCACGAAAGCCGTTGTAGTCAGAAGTTTGTTGTTGGGGAGCTTTTAGCTTACGATCCATGCGCTCCTTCTCGTGGAGTCTTTGTTGATTCGTTTAAAATGCAGTCAGCCTGTAATTGCCTACTATCCCGATCCAAATgttga
- the LOC130700534 gene encoding protein spaetzle 4-like encodes MVSSACQSSLASNMTFALALVFLCIVYRVELSSIENRDFSGPLWYPSSLFRFTRPSTSGRSINRPVPLLYGSATNVIHRPFNPFSRIDIQNKTDVFIPIVVTTTPATTTSTTSISTTITTTPTTTTLAPTNRKPVKYCNPNAPPPCVNKRFGFCISDDDYPDDDIKLATEFSELADKFSSKSIGDDEPVNSLANAVNNTGCVTTSLIVKPLRARNIDGDWRVIVQDARNIFQWTLMVVCSNTDASCHNPERITPVFCFNGKCKQLFAVRRLLAFDPCNPDRQVFVDSFKLPTECSCRLSRTSCVYKYDV; translated from the exons ATGGTCTCCAGTGCCTGCCAATCTTCCTTAGCAAGCAACATGACATTCGCATTG GCGCTCGTGTTCCTTTGCATCGTCTATCGAGTTGAGTTATCCAGTATCGAAAATAGGGACTTTTCCGGTCCACTTTGGTATCCTTCTAGTTTATTCAGATTTACTAGACCATCGACAAGCGGCCGTTCAATAAACCGCCCAGTTCCGCTTTTGTACGGATCAGCGACTAATGTCATTCATCGACCTTTTAATCCCTTCAGTCGTATTGATATCCAAAACAAGACAGACGTCTTCATTCCGATTGTCGTAACAACAACTCCAGCAACCACGACGTCAACAACTTCAATATCCACAACGATAACAACAACTCCAACGACAACAACATTAGCCCCAACAAACCGGAAACCTGTCAAATATTGTAACCCAAATGCACCACCTCCGTGTGTCAACAAACGATTTGGTTTCTGCATAAGCGACGATGATTATCCCGACGATGACATTAAA ttGGCCACAGAGTTCTCCGAATTGGCGGATAAATTCAGCTCCAAATCGATTGGCGATGATGAACCGGTTAATTCATTGGCCAACGCAGTTAATAATACTGGTTGCGTAACCACCAGTTTGATTGTTAAACCGTTACGAGCACGAAATATCGACGGAGATTGGAGAGTTATCGTCCAAGATGCCAGGAACATTTTTCAATGGACGCTGATGGTCGTATGTAGCAACACGGATGCAAGCTGTCATAATCCCGAACGAATCACCcccgtcttttgttttaatggcAAATGCAAACAATTGTTTGCTGTTCGACGACTTCTAGCCTTCGATCCTTGTAATCCTGATCGTCAAGTGTTTGTCGATTCATTTAAATTGCCAACTGAATGCAGTTGTCGCCTCTCCCGGACGTCTTGCGTGTACAAGTATGATGTTTGA
- the LOC130700147 gene encoding protein spaetzle-like: protein MSIKLLIVAALAIGASASADPNYRPPRPQYGAPPRYEYVEIPHCAKNTTKSWCLEDSEYPQHEIQQALDVHYQAVLAFYKDKLASTENSVGGLDKLNDEVYLCPSSTGYIRPLRAINVDGKWRTIINNVESYGIKYTQTARVEECDVVVGTSCPLVESCYASKCVQKNIFHRFLVYNPYDENFPFAIEKFKLPGSCGCVVGAFHL from the exons ATGTCTATCAAACTCTTG ATTGTTGCTGCTTTGGCGATTGGAGCTTCCGCTTCTGCTGATCCCAATTATAGACCCCCTCGCCCACAGTATGGTGCCCCACCCAGATACGAATACGTCGAGATTCCGCATTGCGctaaaaacacaacaaaatcCTGGTGTCTCGAAGACTCTGAATATCCTCAACATGAAATCCAACAAGCTCTCGATGTACACTACCAGGCCGTCCTCGCTTTCTACAAGGACAAGTTGGCAAGCACAGAAAACTCTGTCGGTGGACTGGACAAGTTGAACGACGAGGTTTACCTTTGCCCGAGTTCCACTGGCTACATCCGTCCTCTTCGTGCCATCAACGTCGATGGCAAATGGCGCACAATCATCAACAACGTCGAGTCTTATGGCATCAAGTACACTCAAACTGCTCGTGTGGAAGAgtgtgatgttgttgttgggacCAGTTGTCCGTTAGTCGAGTCGTGCTACGCCTCGAAATGCGTTCAGAAGAACATCTTCCATCGCTTTTTGGTTTACAATCCTTATGATGAAAATTTCCCATTCGCAATTGAGAAATTCAAACTTCCTGGTTCGTGCGGATGTGTCGTCGGAGCTTTCCATCTTTAA
- the LOC130700142 gene encoding neurotrophin 1-like, with protein MKTFMLCFGAILLGVAVEAAADPQHYPKPAYGQKYKSEYNYCDPRKAPKCAGKGNETFCLKDSEYPAKEVKYAIEYDPLVLRKYADVADQSADNLVDGLTSLSENHFDYPDYHGKTFEKSNWVGDEGYICPSDVLYTRPLRAVNADGEWRVIVQDIAWPGYTQTQRIETCLFPGASCRTVAPCYGSKCLQKYVYQRMLSFDPCDPEKGIFVDIYQLPSACSCNVPRKFQ; from the exons ATGAAGACTTTTATG CTATGCTTCGGTGCCATCTTGTTGGGAGTTGCTGTTGAGGCTGCTGCTGATCCCCAACATTATCCAAAACCAGCGTACGGCCAAAAGTACAAGAGCGAGTACAATTATTGCGATCCACGAAAAGCACCGAAATGCGCTGGAAAAGGCAATGAAACGTTTTGCCTTAAGGACTCTGAATATCCAGCCAAAGAAGTTAAG TACGCCATTGAATACGATCCTTTGGTGTTGAGGAAATACGCCGATGTTGCTGATCAATCGGCTGATAATTTAGTCGATGGTTTGACATCCTTATCGGAGAATCATTTCGATTACCCCGATTATCACGGAAAGACATTTGAAAAGAGCAATTGGGTTGGAGACGAAGGATACATCTGCCCCAGTGACGTCCTCTACACCCGTCCTCTTCGTGCCGTGAATGCTGACGGTGAATGGCGTGTCATCGTGCAAGATATTGCCTGGCCAGGATACACACAGACCCAACGTATCGAGACTTGTTTGTTCCCAGGAGCATCTTGTCGTACTGTCGCTCCTTGCTATGGAAGTAAATGCCTTCAAAAGTACGTCTATCAGCGGATGCTTTCCTTCGATCCCTGTGATCCAGAGAAGGGAATTTTTGTCGACATCTACCAATTGCCATCAGCTTGTTCCTGCAATGTTCCTCGTAAGTTCCAATGA
- the LOC130700135 gene encoding neurotrophin 1-like, producing MSIVLAILLFCAAGCLAEDLTAAEQYRPAYKSEYPAHRPTYSEPKYPSYSKPSYPSYPSHSAYPAYPKYCDPKAAPKCAENSTGHWCLTDEEYPVYEVKYAIDYDPLVLKKYADVADQSADDLVDGITKAQEEKFDYSFYNGKQFDQGNWVGGEGFICPSSVAYARPLRAKNTAGEWRVIVQDIAWPTYTQTQRTETCLFPEAACRTLAPCHFSKCLQKHTVHRMLSFDPCDTQRGLFIDIYKLPSACSCHIPVKA from the exons ATGTCTATTGTTTTG gcgATTTTGCTGTTTTGTGCTGCCGGTTGCTTGGCTGAAGATTTGACTGCGGCAGAGCAGTACAG GCCAGCTTACAAATCAGAATACCCAGCCCACAGACCAACATATTCTGAGCCAAAATACCCTTCTTACAGTAAACCATCCT ATCCATCATACCCATCTCACTCAGCGTACCCAGCCTACCCCAAGTATTGCGATCCTAAAGCCGCTCCCAAATGCGCTGAGAATTCCACTGGTCATTGGTGTCTGACTGATGAGGAATACCCCGTCTACGAAGTCAAG TACGCCATCGACTACGATCCTTTAGTCTTGAAGAAGTACGCCGATGTTGCTGACCAGTCCGCCGACGATTTGGTTGATGGCATCACCAAGGCCCAAGAAGAGAAATTCGATTACTCTTTCTACAACGGCAAGCAGTTCGATCAGGGCAACTGGGTTGGTGGTGAAGGTTTCATCTGCCCCAGCTCCGTCGCTTACGCTCGCCCTCTTCGTGCTAAGAACACTGCTGGTGAATGGCGTGTCATCGTCCAAGACATCGCCTGGCCGACCTACACCCAAACCCAACGGACCGAGACTTGCTTGTTCCCAGAAGCCGCTTGCCGCACCTTGGCCCCTTGCCACTTTAGCAAATGCCTACAGAAGCACACCGTCCACCGCATGCTCTCCTTCGATCCTTGCGATACCCAGAGAGGTCTCTTCATCGACATCTACAAGCTGCCATCGGCTTGCTCTTGCCACATCCCCGTCAAGGCTTAA
- the LOC130700151 gene encoding protein spaetzle-like, with the protein MSLFFHYLVLLGLGVVMGNNYKAPYHQPKYEPKYGPEIPACSKNTSKNWCLEDSEYPAYEVVYELDKHYEAVFALYKNVVAETSNSVDTLSKLEEETYLCPSETSYVQPLRAVNTKGKWRVIINKVESYGIKYDQHARIEECEDDAAGKACPLVPTCYESKCLQKSIYHRFLVYDPTDYYFPFAIETFKLPASCACFVGAFKL; encoded by the exons atgtctcttttctttcattatttg GTTTTACTTGGTTTGGGTGTTGTAATGGGCAACAACTACAAGGCGCCTTACCATCAGCCCAAATACGAACCAAAATACGGGCCAGAGATCCCTGCCTGTTCCAAGAACACGTCCAAGAACTGGTGCCTGGAAGATTCCGAATATCCGGCCTATGAAGTCGTTTACGAGCTGGACAAACACTACGAAGCCGTTTTCGCCCTGTACAAGAACGTCGTCGCCGAGACGTCCAACTCTGTCGATACCCTCAGCAAACTGGAAGAGGAGACTTATCTGTGCCCGAGCGAAACTTCTTACGTGCAGCCACTGCGTGCAGTCAACACCAAAGGCAAATGGCGTGTCATCATCAACAAAGTCGAATCCTACGGCATCAAGTACGATCAACACGCCCGCATTGAAGAATGTGAGGATGATGCTGCTGGAAAGGCCTGCCCTTTGGTGCCCACCTGTTACGAGTCGAAATGCCTGCAAAAGAGCATCTACCACCGTTTCCTCGTCTACGATCCCACTGATTATTACTTCCCATTCGCCATTGAAACTTTCAAATTGCCCGCATCTTGCGCCTGTTTCGTTGGAGCTTTCAAACTCTAA
- the LOC130700139 gene encoding uncharacterized protein LOC130700139, whose protein sequence is MKLIVGTVCLCLVHLGRAALWSAPLNADQDHDSLDWRPIIGRSSRRINDTQFNVFSADVKQNTSLTSFFHTDQIEDRQFSKTFCNATAPPKCVDKTFGFCLSDYHYPEDEIKVAMEFSELADKFTYKLTDISVDTELEYERKKSSCPSISLLVKPLRLRNANGHWRVIVQEVSDIFQRERVVLCTNPGEQCTIPEYFGHVYCYSSRCSQQYLVRELLAFDPCNPKLGVFVDSFKLQSACSCRFSRTAC, encoded by the exons ATGAAACTCATCGTG GGAACTGTTTGTCTGTGTCTTGTTCACCTGGGCAGAGCTGCCCTTTGGAGTGCTCCATTAAATGCCGATCAAGATCACGACAGTTTGGATTGGCGGCCAATTATTGGACGTTCTTCTAGACGGATAAACGACACACAGTTTAACGTATTCAGTGCTGACgttaaacaaaacacatcTTTAACTTCGTTCTTTCATACGGATCAAATTGAAGATAGACAATTCAGCAAGACATTTTGTAATGCTACAGCACCACCGAAATGCGTCGACAAAACGTTTGGCTTCTGTTTAAGTGATTATCATTACCCAGAAGATGAAATCAAA GTGGCTATGGAATTTTCTGAATTAGCCGATAAGTTTACTTATAAACTGACTGATATTTCAGTTGACACAGAGCTGGAATACGAACGTAAAAAGAGCAGCTGTCCATCCATCAGCCTTTTGGTGAAACCTCTGCGTTTACGTAACGCCAATGGGCATTGGCGAGTGATTGTTCAAGAAGTCAGTGACATTTTTCAACGAGAAAGGGTTGTCCTTTGTACCAATCCAGGTGAACAGTGTACAATTCCGGAATATTTTGGCCACGTCTATTGTTACAGCAGCCGTTGCAGCCAGCAGTATCTTGTTCGAGAACTTTTAGCTTTTGATCCTTGTAATCCGAAGCTTGGTGTCTTTGTTGATTCTTTCAAATTACAATCGGCCTGTAGTTGTCGTTTTTCACGAACGGCTTGTTAG
- the LOC130700152 gene encoding protein spaetzle-like, with product MSLSYHFLIFLGLGVVAVMGNNYKAPYYQPKYEPEIPACSKNTSKNWCLEDSEYPAYEVVYELDKHYEAVFALYKNVVAETSNSVDTLSKLEEETYLCPSETSYVQPLRAVNTKGKWRVIINKVESYGIKYDQHARIEECEDDAAGKACPLVPTCYESKCLQKSIYHRFLVYDPTDYYFPFAIETFKLPASCACFVGAFKL from the exons ATGTCCCTCTCGTACCATTTCTTG ATCTTTCTCGGGTTGGGTGTTGTGGCTGTAATGGGCAACAATTACAAGGCGCCTTATTATCAACCCAAATACGAGCCAGAAATCCCTGCTTGTTCCAAGAACACGTCCAAGAACTGGTGCCTGGAAGATTCCGAGTATCCGGCCTATGAAGTCGTTTACGAGCTGGACAAACACTACGAAGCCGTTTTCGCCCTGTACAAGAACGTCGTCGCCGAAACGTCCAACTCTGTCGATACCCTCAGCAAACTGGAAGAGGAGACTTATCTGTGCCCGAGCGAAACTTCTTACGTGCAGCCACTGCGTGCAGTCAACACCAAAGGCAAATGGCGTGTCATCATCAACAAAGTCGAATCCTACGGCATCAAGTACGATCAACACGCCCGCATTGAAGAATGTGAGGATGATGCTGCTGGAAAGGCCTGCCCTTTGGTGCCCACCTGTTACGAGTCGAAATGCCTGCAAAAGAGCATCTACCACCGTTTCCTCGTCTACGATCCCACTGATTATTACTTCCCATTCGCCATTGAAACTTTCAAATTGCCCGCATCTTGCGCCTGTTTCGTTGGAGCTTTCAAACTCTAA
- the LOC130700351 gene encoding uncharacterized protein LOC130700351, producing the protein MSTSYHFLIFFGLGVVAVMGNNYKAPYHQPKYEPEIPACSKNTSKNWCLEDSEYPAYEVVYELDKHYEAVVALYKNVVAETSNSVDTLSKLEEETYLCPSETSYVQPLRAVNTKGKWRVIINKVESYGIKYDQHARIEECEDDAAGKACPLVPTCYESKCLQKSIYHRFLVYDPTDYYFPFAIETFKLPASCACFVGAFKL; encoded by the exons ATGTCTACATCTTACCATTTCTTG ATCTTCTTCGGCTTGGGTGTTGTGGCTGTAATGGGCAACAATTACAAGGCGCCTTACCATCAACCCAAATACGAGCCAGAGATCCCTGCCTGTTCCAAGAACACGTCCAAGAACTGGTGCCTGGAAGATTCCGAATATCCGGCCTATGAAGTCGTTTACGAGCTGGACAAACACTACGAAGCCGTTGTGGCCCTGTACAAGAACGTCGTCGCCGAGACGTCCAACTCTGTCGATACCCTCAGCAAATTGGAAGAGGAGACTTATCTGTGCCCGAGCGAAACTTCTTACGTGCAGCCACTGCGTGCAGTCAACACCAAAGGCAAATGGCGTGTCATCATCAACAAAGTCGAATCCTACGGCATCAAATACGATCAACACGCCCGCATTGAAGAATGTGAGGACGATGCTGCTGGAAAGGCCTGCCCTTTAGTGCCCACCTGTTACGAGTCGAAATGCCTGCAAAAGAGCATCTACCACCGTTTCCTCGTCTACGATCCCACTGATTATTACTTCCCATTCGCCATTGAAACTTTCAAATTGCCCGCATCTTGCGCCTGCTTCGTTGGAGCTTTCAAACTCTAA